In Arachis stenosperma cultivar V10309 chromosome 1, arast.V10309.gnm1.PFL2, whole genome shotgun sequence, one DNA window encodes the following:
- the LOC130975132 gene encoding uncharacterized protein LOC130975132, which produces MAPYEALYGRKCQSPLCWYETGERSLLGPEMITETTELIKKIRNRMLIAQSRQKSYADQRRKPLEFEEGEHVFLKVTPTTGVVRAIKTKKLNPRYIGPFEILKRIGPVAYRIALPPYLLNLHDVFHVSQLRKYTPDASHVLEPEPIQVREDLTLPVIPVRIDDTSVKRLRGREVSLVKVAWRRTGIEEHTWELESNMRKDYPHLFSGN; this is translated from the coding sequence atggctccatATGAGGCTCTGTATGGCAGAAAATGTCAGTCTCCactatgttggtatgaaactGGAGAAAGAAGTTTATTAGGGCCTGAAATGATAACTGAAACAACTGAACTGATAAAGAAGATTCGTAATAGAATGCTTATAGCCCAAAGCCGCCAGAAGAGCTATGctgatcagaggcgaaagccttTGGAATTCGAAGAAGGAGAACATGTCTTTCTGAAAGTTACACCAACCACTGGCGTGGTAAGGGCTATTAAGACTAAGAAGCTGAATCCCCGTTATATTGGACCCTTTGAGATTCTGAAGAGGATTGGGCCAGTGGCTTATAGAATTGCCTTACCgccatatcttttgaatttgcacgacgtgtttcatgTGTCTCAGCTTAGGAAGTATACTCCTGATGCAAGTCATGTTCTAGAACCAGAACCAATCCAAGTGAGAGAAGATCTAACACTCCCAGTAATTCCGGTGAGGATTGATGACACCAGTGTTAAACGATTACGAGGAAGGGAAGTATCATTGGTAAAAGTAGCTTGGAGACGAACTGGTATCGAGGAACATACCTGGGAACTCGAATCAAATATGCGAAAGGACTATCCACATCTATTTTCAGGTAactag